GTGGGAATTTAGTTgtagttattatataatatgtatttgCCTTTGGTACCCTCATTACTAGAAAAAGAGTGTTTTATGTTGCAAAaagtaattagtttttttttaaaaattaaatatattttaaaattttaagacggtttttcaaaaaactgtcttagaatatacttttttaaaaaaactaatcacatgtatttttagaaatatattgAGTACTTTTTTCTTGACTTTGAATTgcatttttagaaatatattcACATTTTCACATGTATATAGTTATTTCCATATTCTCATTGTGCAGAGGAAAGATTTATATTCCCCAAGAAAAGCCCTGCATCATTTTAGAAGGAGAGGGAAGCCGAAAAACAATCATAACTTTCTGGGACCATATAGGAATTGACACTAGCGCTACATTCACTTCTGAGCCCCCTAATGTGGTTGCTACTGACATTGGTTTCATGGTACatgaataaattataagaaaattattttaataattttttgttatttttgttgctTCTTTCTAATCAAAGAACCTACTACTATGAACGAGCTCACAAAGAAAACtaataagaatgaaaagaaaagaagtgtaGATTAGTGCGGAATAAAAGTTTGCTGATAGATAGTACAGTTTATATAGTTAGTTACAAGAGTAATTAACTTATAACTAACTAACTCTAATCAATTGATCTAACTCTAACTCTAGTTACATGATAATTTATTCctaatatttaatgtattttattttaactgcaGAACACATATAACAGCATCAATAGAAGAATTGAAATTAAACCCGCCTTGGCAGCAAGAATATATGGAGACAAGTCATTTTTCCTTAGatgtaatttcattagttatcAAGACACCTTGTTCGATGCAACGGGGCGTCATTACTTTAAGAATTGTTATATAGAAGGTGAAATAGACTTTATATGGGGTTATGGACAATCTTTTTATGAGGTAAttacaaaacatattttttcaaaagaaatcattttgaacataaagtaataaaatatttttacattttttccatGTGTAGAATTGTTCAATCAATGCTGTAGGAATAAATAGTACTGGACCAGACTTTGTTACAGCTCAAGGACGAGAGTCACCAACTGATCCAAGCGGTTTTGTGTTTGAAGGAGGTTCTCTTGTCGGAGATGGAAAGGTAAATTTAGGAAGAGCTTGGCGTGCTTACTCGAGGGTAATATTTCATGGAACATATCTTTCTTCTGTGGTGACTCCCGAAGGATGGAACCCATGGAATTATACTGGTAGCGAGTAAGTTATATGTTATCTCTTAGAACatacttcaaaaaataatattcataatttttttgaatcatccttttcattttgttttatctaattttttttttgcaggagTAACTTTACTTATGCTGAAGTTGATTGCAAAGGACCAGGAGCTGATACTTCAAAACGTGTTAAGTGGATAAAGACATTAAATCAATCGCAACTTAATGAATTTTCTTTGACTTCTTTCATTAATAAGGATGGGTGGATTGATAATCTACCAATCATTTTCTAGAAATTTATGTTTTCTAACTTAGATCGATCTTCTGTAAGcctaactaaaatataaatagaagTTAATGGTATGTTATTTTGAtgtactattattattatgttaattttttttaaatgatatgtcTTTAGTGTTAGATATCTTTTatagattgattttttttttttaattctttgtgATGGAAAATAAAGTAAAGGCAGGgcaattcataataaaaaattgattgaagTTGTAGCTAAAGATTTATCCATAAGCCATCTGACGAAGAGTTTAGGCTCTGTTAGAGAAGTGGGAATTTACCGATGAAGTCTTCACAATGTAGGCTCTGTGTGAGATTGGTAGGTCTAGTGTGGTTTTATTTAGTATATAGTTTCTGACATTTTTGAAAAGGTTATCGGGTTATAAATAGATTACaatttcatcaaataataatattatctcTTCGAgactataaaaatatatttattcttgAGATACAGATGCTAGAGTTTAAGAGTATTTAATATTCCTCCCGGGGACCCGACGCCTTCGAAATTGCTCACCTTTAGAGTTAATATTTGGTATTTATTTCACTCGTTTATAATGCACTTTGTTATATGAGCTTATTTGCTAAGTATGATATTTAGGGAATACTATCTGAAAAGCAAGTGACTTATTGACCGTGGTAGTATGATAGTAATTGAGGTAAGTAAGATCAATATAGCTCAAAGttcataaaactattttaagcTGTGTGAGCTTATAGGCTATTTTTTCTATTGAAATTAAGAAATCTTacaaattttatgttaattgcATAACATAAATTCAATTGgtaattaatttatatcaatCGCATCATTCCAACCGGAAAAAAGGGTTATAATCATTCCACCACAAACAAACTATACGGCAAGATAACACATAGACAGACAAGTGATAAAGCAttggatataaaaaaaaaattaagcagaGTAAAAGAATGAGACAAAATGTATGAAAGTTGTGAGATGGTGTTTGTTCAGTATATTCTTTGGTGTTGTGttacaaataatataattgataaaaggtaaataagacaaaaacatgtgatttttttaatcataaaattgaaataaaatatgttatttatgaatattttcatCTAAATATATGATGATCATAAACTCATTAGGATTATTTAAACCTTTCTTAGGCATTCatccttttatttcatttttttatatattttgttttattaagcAGATAAAATTGAGTATTATAAAAAGCACGATGAAACAAGAAAAGATAATGGTAATTATACAAAATAGCAGAAaacttgaatttaatttttattaatcacACTCCAGCAAAGAAGATGCTAAAGCACTAAGACAGTTTAGATTAAAGGTGCAACTATACAAGTGTCTCTGTGGCTACGAATGCAATATAACTAAGCAAAATTGTTTGGTGGTTAACAGCAGAAATTGCATGGTTAACAATATGTGCAGCACTCAATTCTGTCTAACATGACGATGGTCCATCACCAGCAATGTCGGCCAAATAGTTAGCCGTTTGAGGATCTTGGCGTTTCAACGCATTCAAAGAATTCGTAAAGTCTTCAATCGTTCTTTCATAATAAAGTGCACAATTTGCAATGGCCGGAACATCTGTTGTTATCGCCAATCCCTTTAGAAAAATTTCAGCTTCTTCTGTCTTATCCAAGCTAGGCCAACTTCAAGATTGCCTTTGAAagttgaagaaatttttttgcaCCCAGGACTGTAGGATCTGCTCTTAGAATATTCGTGCATTCAATCTTCTTCTCTGGGTTTTCATTGCAAATCTGGCCAATTAGGTCGGAACCATCACCAAACACTGTAGCATTTGTTAACCAAGGAGACTGAGCAATGAGAAACAGGCAAAGGGAACACAATGCTAAAGAATTCATTTTGTGGTAGGGAGTTTTAATCAAACGGCACTTGGTTCCAGATTGCAGTGGTGGGGGGTATAAAATAAGTCTCTCTTATACAGTCTTGTTGCTAACATTCCACTCTCATTAtattataatcattaaatttttaagattagaggatcaaaataattaattttaaaatccttTGATTTGGCTTAAATCATTAAAATCTGTGCCACTGATATGCCTTTGATCTGAGGACTTGATACTGATcaacagattaaaaaaaatctttataatttCCTGATCATTTGTCCAAGGTTATTACTGAATAAAGTGGATTATTAGATCAAGTATTATTCTGATCTTACACTTGAGCATTTCAGAATTAACTTTGTCTATAGGTTACTGGAAGGGCTTTGCAGGAATCAGTACGAATAGTGACTAATTTTTCTGAGATGGAGGAGACATATTCTTCTCTTGGGTCTCTTGGGTAATCTATAGGTTAAgctttttgaaatatattttcctttagactcgttatttttctcttcctttgcTGCATCTGTAATACTAAAACTATATTCTGACATAATATAGAGAAAAGGAAGACTATCATGAAGAATGCTAATATTGTCAGAATGTCAGCCAAAGCCAACGATTTCTACAGGCTGATTATATTAActattctcatttatttaactTCTCCGATCTCCAGATATGATGTCCTTGTTGATATTGCACCAGAAATCAAATGGATTCCCGATAATAATgcatacaaaaatttaaagattgtTGTTGAGATGGATAGTGATATAGATGCTCACACAGCATCTGAACAAGAATTTAGAAGGCGTTATAAATCCATTGGTGCTCTGAAAGTGGTTACTGACAGGGCTAAAGGtgactaaatttaatttataccaGTCTGCTGGCATACAACcatttgcttttttatttttatttttttaatatgattatttacTCGAAATTCTATTCATTTGAAACTTTCATGAATCATTTTAGGTATAACACTTCCAAGTTCTATAAAGCAAGGACACACTATATGGATTTACGCATGTGCTTTATATTTAGTTGTGGCTGATACAATGAAGATATTTACtgattaatttttatggtaTCTTTACTATCTTATACTAATAAATAACTCTCATACAGACACTATTTCCTTTGGTATGTATTTATTATCTTGATAATTGATATCTGTATTAATAATTTCGACCAGTCTACCCAAAATTAGCCAGctgctacaattttttttttgttcacagGTTGGAGATGTTGTTGTCCTTGACATCGCAGCAACAACCATTGATCAAGATGAATCAAATGTTAAAAGTATTCCTTCTGAAGAAAGTAAAGGTCGGGTGATGTGCTTGAAGGATGATAATAAACTGATAAGTGAACATATTTCCTCTAAACCTATATTAGATATGCAGGCTTTAATTTTGATACAGAATATGGTGAAAAAGTATTACCGGGTTTCCTTGATTGTATAATTGGAATTCAACAAGGTGAATCAAAGTCTTTTTCATCTTGTATTTCCTGAAACATGGAAGCAAGAAAATCTTCGAGGTGTTCATGCTCAGTTTACTGTAAGTTTCTAATGCTGAATCAAAGAAGTTTAGTTGTTGTAGGGACATGAACTGACatgatagtttttttcttttggtcctTTGGATACCAAATTcttcataatatataaatacattttgGCCATATGTCTCGTACAATTTATGGTGCTTTTTCATCTCCTTATGATACACTTATTGTCTTGGCCATATGTCTTGGATTTATAAAAGAGGGTGATGCCGGGATGTCGTTGATACCGAGGGAGTGGAGCATGTCATGGGTTTCCTTGTCGACCTGGATGTGGTTGGTGTTGATGGCGGAGACGTCAATCGGGCGGGGACGAAGTCCATGCGGCGCTTGCGCTCCTCCTCCTGGAGCATGAGGGAGATGCCGTCGAGAACCCCGCGATCTTGTTCCTTAGCCTCTTCGACGGGATTATCGCcacttcctccagaagcttcttGTTCGTGTGGAAGTGTGGAACTGAAAACTCAAGagactaaaattttatttgatttagggTTGCACCCATGTCAGCAACAGAAGTGGAAAAACAATGATTTAGAGTTAATATTTGGTATTTATTTCACTCATTTATAATGCACTTTGTTATATGAGCTTATTTGCTAAGTATAATATTTAGGGAATACTATCTGAAAAGCAAGTGACTTATTGACCGTGGTACTATGATAGTAATTGAGGTAAATAATAAGATCAATATAACTCAAagtttataaaactattttaaactctattttttttttctattcaaattaAGAAATCTTACAAAATTTATGCTAATTGCATAACATAAATTCAATTGgtaattaatttatatcaatCGCATCATTCCAACCGGGAAAAAGGGTTATAATCATTCGACCACAAACAAAGCTATACGGCAAAATAATACATAGGCAGACAAGTAATAAAGCATtggatataaaaataataatcaagcaGAGTAAAAGAATGAACCAAAATGTATGAAAGTTGTGAGATGGTGTTATATTCTTTGGTGTTGTGttacaaataatataattgataaaaggtaaataagacaaaaacatgtgattttttttaatcataaaattgaaatgaaatattttatttatgaatattttcatcaaaatatatgataatcaTAAACTCATTATGACTATTTAAACCTTACGTATTCAtcctttgatttcattttttatatttatttcttattaagCAGATAAAATTGAGTATTATAAAAAGCACGACGAAACAAGAAAAGATAATGGTAATTAAACAAATAGCAGAAAACttggaatttaatttttattaatcacTCTCCCGCAAAGAAGATGCTAGAGCACTAAGACAGTTTCCCTGTGGCTACGAATGCAATATAGCTAAGCAAACTTGTTTGGTGGTTAACAGCAGAAATTGCATGGTTAACAATATGTGCAGCACTCAATTCTGTCTCACATGACGATGGTTCATCACCAGCAATGGCGGCCAAATAGTTAGCCACTTTAAGATCTTGGCATTTCAACTTTTGCAAAGAATTCATAAAGCGTTCAACCGCATTTTCATAATAAAGTGCACAATTTGCAATGGCCGGAACATCTGTTGTGTTCGCCAATCCCTTTAGAAAATCTTCAGCTTTTTCTGTCTTATTCACGGCCAAGTTCAAGATTGCCTCCGAAAGTTGAAGAAGATTTTTTGCACCCAGGACTGTAGGATCTGCTCTTAGAATATTCGTGCATTCAATCTTCTTCTCTGGGTTTTCATTGCAAATCTGGCCAATTAGGTCGGAACCATCACCAAACACTGTAGCATTTGTTAACCAAGGAGACTGAGCAATGAGAAACAGGCAAAGGGAACACAATGCTAAAGAATTCATTTTGTGGTAGGGAGTTTTAATCAAAAGGCACTTGGTTCCAGATTGCAGTGGTGGGGGGTATAAAATAAGTCTCTCTTATACAGTCTTGTTGCTAACATTCCACTCTCATTAtattataatcattaaatttttaagatttttataagattagacgatcaaaataattaattttaaaatccttTGATTTGGCTTAAATCATTAaaatacctatttttttttaaaaagtatatttttctgttttaattacaccgatatatttatcttttttataatattaaggcttaattgtaaaaaaattgtctcttatttatctcattttactaaattagttttcctatttttaaTTCACCATAAGAGtcatcattttatttcttaaaattcattatctgggttatcaaacaaaaaaaattaaatgttaactatttacttattttaggCATCTCTCATTCTCCTTGTTCAATTTGGTCCGTGTTGTTCATTGTGAGAATTAAggattttgttaatataaatgttattttgGGTGGATGAAGTTTATATTTTGTGATTGGAATAATTATTTCTAAGATAATTATTAGTTAGTTAATTACTGTTATTAATTACTACTAATGaggacaaattaaaaataaaataaataataaatcacttTAGTTATCAATAATGATATTTCTAAACacataaatatcttttaaacGATTAATTATATGTGAACATGTGATAATTAaggtttaatttttcttattgatagtaaattttgaaaaaagtaaagagatttaataataaatttaagaaaaacaagTGAATCGATTTAGTgaaatcagaaaaataaaaatgcatttttttttgtaatcaagcttactattaattatattttgaatatataaataaaatattaaagcaTTGATCACTTAGAAtccaaatatttattgttttccgATGTAAGcaattaaaatgacattttgATAGATGCTTGACtattaaataaaagagagagaatatATTTCACTTTTTGAGGTTATCTTTTTACAAATATTCTTACTTCACTACTAGCAAAATGCAATTTAGTAACCAAAATTAGCGACCGAATAATTTCGATCTCTGTTAGCGACCAAAGTAGCACCCAAACAGTTAACATTGTAACTTGCGACTGAATTTGCGATCGAAATTGATCGCGATGACTAATTTGTGTTAGCGACTGCATTAACGATCGAAATGAAAGGTTGTTGAAAACTTCAGTGACTATTTCGGTTACTGTATatgtaacaaaataaaagtattttagcCACCGAAGTAGCGACCGATATGTAGTTGAAGGTAGCAACCAAAATGGTTTCGGTCGCTATGACTATTATAGGGAACAAAAATAATTCGGTCGCTATGCATActtcaatttataataaatattaatttccattttttatttaattgaagtaacaaaatttttatttattataaattgtaataaatatataatataattaaatatattttatgctagaaaaatattgaaattaatatattagtaatatttttcaattaagatGGCATCACTAAGTAGAAACTAGCTTAGGAAAGATTATATAAGTTTGATTATgtagtttaattaaaaattatatttacaattgGTAACTATTAAATAGgttaaaatctaataaatgaaaaaaataaaaataatggcatattttctttgaaaaatcaagttgttttttaatttattttaaatttaaaaattaattattaaactagacaaaacttttaaaatatatttaaaaatgtaaaactaGCGACCGAATTAGTATTTTTCTGAAACTTTATTATTTAGTAGCCACCGAATTAGCGATCaacctttattttaatttattttacaattaaacttaattttttgttagcaaCCGAATTAGTAACCGCatcctattttaatttattttatatttaaaatttatttacttgtTAGTGACCGAATTAGTAACCtcatcttattttaatttattttatatttaaaatttaattacttgttaGCGACCGAATTAGCTATCCCAACTTCGGTTGCTGATTTGGTCCCAAGCATAATAGCAACCAAATATCTAGTGACTGAAATTTATGTGTTTGCGACTCTGTTGTTTGGTGGCAAAATAGCAACCAAATAGAAATTCGGTCGTTGATGGTTTAGCGACTTGAGTTTTTGCAACGTACATGATTCGGTCGCTATTTTGGTGTCTAAGAGTTTTAGCGACCGAGTTTAGGGATTTAGCGATCGAATATGTCAATCgctaaatcatgtttttttggtgGTGCTTTGTTCGTTAACATGATCCttaaataatgaatattttgttACACTTTACTACATTTATAATATGCAAGgaaatattcataaaatattttttgaatttccttaaataagtcattttattttatattttttatagcaAGTTATCATCATAACTTTACCAATTACTTACAcgctataattatattttggtaTAATTCTTTGAATGATAAGATTATGGAACCCTGAAATAACACTTATGTTAtcatcttaattatttataaccAAAATCAACAGTAATTAATAACTATATAATACctctttatattcttttaatatccattattaaGGTGGAAGTAAAAACTGGTGTAATTAAGGTAGTAATGaagcaattaaataaatatgtctTAGCAACAAGAGGATACCCTTAACAAAGAGAAAAACCACATCAAAATTACTATGTGAAtgttattagtttatttttgttttttaatgtgTAAAAAAACCATATACTTGTTAGTAgttttaaagtaattcaaatatttaataatcataacACGATTCGTGTAAGAGTtttgttatgcattttagtTAGATAATGATGACTCTTAGAGTATGTTACGTTTAGGTGAGAGATGACTTTAAATCCTTTTTGGACAAAAGTTGTTTTGAGATGAGGAGAAACCTAAGATTAAGATGAGACACCCTTTACTAGTAGCCGAACCAAAGTTATTTTAGAATTTCTTGAATTAACCTTAACCCTTGTTATAGATTACTCGAGTAAGTTTAAGCTTTCTGGTGAAATTCCTATAAGGAGTAAATATTAAGCTTGAACAAGTTTACAGAAGTGAGAAATGATCTATTTTGCTTATTCAATTAGCACCCAGTTAGTATCAGGTGGGAAACCTTAGAGTTGAACCATTACAATTCTTGAACCTAATTAAGTGAGAGTTATGAGTCAAGTATACCAAAGTGAGAAAGATTGTGTTGAAGGAAGAGGTTTAGATCCGAGGGTAGGCAAATAATGTATTCTCGATACCCATTTGTGGACCAGGATTGATAGAGcgtgagaatcatgaaactcatttttttttcttgaaccgTCCCATGTTTGAAAAAGAATCGACCATGTAGTCAGTCGctttttcttgtttatgttTGTTCGTTTCAAATAGTCATCAATGTCTCCTATGATATTATCCTACTCCAAATAGTATATCATTCACATTATATTGTTGTTGAGATGTCACTCTcataataaaacataacttaTGAAATATTGTCATTGAGTAAACGAGGATTGCCGCATTTAGCTGCTAAGAGCATATGAGTCTTGTGATAAAAACCACTACTTGGTATTGAGAACCAAATGTGTAATCTTTCTCTTATCGATCTTTCGGCAAAGTTTTGGGGACGAAATTTCTTTTAAGGGGAGTGAAATTGTAACATTCCATTTctcgtaaataaattaaaactcctttttagtaaaaataaataattaaatagagttttagaaaaatgatgaggtttttataattaaataaataagaaaaaataactttatttattcatttgatagagaataaaatagagtttatttttataaaataataaaaacaaataaatagagtaaatgatATGTTGtgagtaccctagctataaatagcgaCATGTTAGGTCATACCGACGATGGCTTCTACTCCTCCTCTTCCTGTCAATTTCGTTTTCCTCTCTCCTCTTCTCAAAATCAtatctttttcccgcataccaTCAAACTTGTCTAAGAAAAATGACGATTTTGAACTCATTCACGGTTGGATAGTCATgaaatttgaaaaccaattttggaactcattttcgaacattctcaccattggaaattatgaaaacatgttgaagctgagagaaatacctttcacattataatttttcctttcccaaagaaacccaaaactgtctcggtaaaactacgatcccgaaCTTGTTAACCGTtgaattattgtgaaatttttgTATGGGGTTGGCGAATCATTTCCCTACGTCTTTACCGTTGGGATTTGAAGAAAAATGTCCGTGGAGGGAGAAAGATGCATTGCACGTAGGACCATGGAATCGAGACTTCAATCCATTCTCCTTCTCCTTAACGTTTgagaaccctaacagagcaattgaaggaggagctctagagagcaccaaaTATGCCACAATTGATAACGAAGAACGCTTGAGCGACTACATCAAGGTAAgtgatgagttattcacaattgaggaatagtgagaacatgtgtagggatccttagattatcaattaaatgGATTTTTTGGGTGTTTCtgcaattttttattctatccttataattataactgtGAATTATATACGTTTGATGAACCAGTTGATGTTCCAATGagaaattgttgtgaaattgatgtgtttttgGATTGAGTGTGAACACTTAAAAAATTTGAGTTCTTTTGATTAACGTGAAATATATTCCAagtaatattattcaatgacttattttatacaaattattatcttgttttaattttttcacgacgatgatcaacatgttatgtgtatatatttattgtaacactaaaataaattaaagaaagttgtAAGATAAATGTCAAgtgataatttcttttgatgtaatattaaattaattgttataaaaaatttttgattaaaaatagtgTAGCTtgatttactatatatatatatatatatgtatgtatgtatgtatgtatgtatgtatgtatgtatgtatgttttgtATCATGCAAATATGATTAccgtgtgatgtgtatatgagttattaggtgtaataaattattatagtgacattataatattattatggaGATTGA
The genomic region above belongs to Glycine max cultivar Williams 82 chromosome 14, Glycine_max_v4.0, whole genome shotgun sequence and contains:
- the LOC100787453 gene encoding putative pectinesterase 52 — its product is MAAWQDCGGKDISTTITVGGRQGNFTFGSIQAAINSIKTNNDRWIKIHIEAGLYIGKIYIPQEKPCIILEGEGSRKTIITFWDHIGIDTSATFTSEPPNVVATDIGFMNTYNSINRRIEIKPALAARIYGDKSFFLRCNFISYQDTLFDATGRHYFKNCYIEGEIDFIWGYGQSFYENCSINAVGINSTGPDFVTAQGRESPTDPSGFVFEGGSLVGDGKVNLGRAWRAYSRVIFHGTYLSSVVTPEGWNPWNYTGSESNFTYAEVDCKGPGADTSKRVKWIKTLNQSQLNEFSLTSFINKDGWIDNLPIIF